The DNA segment TTGGAAAGCGTTGATCTTTCTTTCAACAGATTACGTGGCAGGATCCCACCACAGCTAACAGAGCTAAGCAGTTTAGCGGTCTTCAACGTCTCATTCAACAACTTGTCAGGAGCCATTCCACAGGGAAAACAGTTTAACACGTTTGAAACACAAAGCTACTTAGGTAATCTTTTCCTCTGTGGACAACCGACCAACACAAGCTGTAACGGTGGAACCTCTCAAGCATCGGATAATGGAGTGAAGGACGATGATGGTCAAATCGACATGGTAATTTTCTACTGGAGTTCTGCTTCAACCTACGTGACAATACTTATTGGACTATTCGCATCATTGTCTTTTGATTCCCCTTGGAGCAGATTTTGGTTCTACATCGTTGAGGTATTCATCTACAAGGTGAGGAATCTACTGTGGTAAAATAACTATTGGCGTCCAAACCCATGATTGTCGCAGTTTCTTTATTGTCATAACTTGTTGTTTGTTTCTATGTGTGTTGCTTGACTTTGAAATGTAGTGCTTCAAACATATCTTGGAGCTGGTTAATTTGGTGGTCAGTTCAATATATAATCTTCAGAAACACAAAACAATTCCATGAAACAATCTCAAAGTAAAGAAAATACAGAGTATTTCCCATTTATATATTCGTCCTGATATACACAACTGAATTCCAaataattctataaataaatatattaattaaaatatacatatataatttttaatcagtatatgtttgtaaatatatcaaaaacattgaatacatattatatatgtatatatatatatatataatcaaaaatatatgtttgtaacGTTCTCGGCAAGTAAAAAAGATAACAAGTATTTTTATGACCAAATATGCACGTTTTAAGAAGTtagaatataacaaatatttttagaatattttcttaacaaaaactTCTTAATTTTTTGCAAAAATCAGGTTTTCTTATCTGTAAAAGACACTTTCTATACTGTatagaaccaaaataaaaatttcataagtTGATTCTACCTCATGTAGTCGTTTGAGTAGTGTCTAGATTTTGCATTCCGggaattttagaatattttataaaaatagaaattgcATTCGCTAGAAAAGTAGATATCTTTACAATAGTAGTATTAGATTCCtcatatttagaattttaataaaagtatattgTTCGTTCTAAATAAAATAGATGAACTTGTTTAATCTGGAATTTGATTTCTACAAACTTATTTTTCATAGAAGACGAAATTTacttttagtataatataatttaaattttttatttatcaagtttttcaacaaaaaaaatatcagtttgtgtatatggtgttttatcaattgtgtatatttttataaatttcttttattcataagactatttatttcattaaatttaagaaatggAAAGagtaaaaaagagaaaaaatggacaaaatgattttataatggGATTCATTGGTAATGGCTGTAgctttttaatttttctctaaaacttaaactttgaaatttgaatattttgttgTGGCTGTAAAACTAAAGCTTTGGAAAGCACATAATATTTTCTGTAGGAATTAGCCTTTCTAAGCACATTAactaatgaaattttttaaaacggcTGTGAACTTATGAAAAAGAATAAAGCATGATTGATGTAAATTTAAGGTTGTAGACATAATTACTGATGTGTACATCATCCAGAGACTTTACCAATCAAACTCACTAAAGTGACAagtatattgaatttttttttctttttggcaaaTTTTCCTTAAATTTATGATCCTAATCATGACTTGCTAAATAATTTTCATCAGCTCTAGGAATAAAAgatacaatttttaatttatatttatttacagtttttattgaaacttgtttttaatatcataagtattatttgattattatttgtaaatttatgatgaaaacataaatatattcatatagaacaaaagattttaaaaaggaCAAAAGAGGCACATGAGATGTgaggagaaaaaaaagacaaacaggaagaaaagaaaaaggaagagaggACCGGGCGCCAGCGAGATCCCGCCTCACCGGCGCCggagaaggtgaagaagaaaTTTGCCTTGGGAATCGTGCCTTTATGGAGCGGCTAGGGCGAACCTCAGAAACTAACTCAAGAATCGTTTGCCTTTAGGTCTACGTGACACAACACTGATTTATCTCTCAATCACCACCAACCAGCACTAATTCTAATATCATTCATGCACCATATCATGCAAAGCCAATTCCCTTTTTCCTATTGATAATACATAGACATGACATGAATCAGaaacaaattttattcataCAATATATAACATAGTATATATAGGATCAAAGTAAACATAATATGCTTTAAACAAAAGCATACAAGGATCAGTCATTTGCCCCAAACAAGAACTAGCTCATTTACCATTTTCAAGCAAACCAGTACCCTTGAATTTCTCTTCCATTATCCCATCCATACGAGCTGCCATGTCTGGAGTCAGATAATTCTCCCAGTCTCCGATCTTTCCTTTCCTAAAAAACGCGCTGTTTACATAAGTAGAAGGATGGTCTTCTCTCTCCTTATCTCCTTTGTTAGCTTCAAGATTCTTCATTGTCTCGAAGCTGCAAAGATTTACAACTTTCTCGACAGCCCCATTCTTCTCTTCCTCAGCTGTGAACCCATAACCCATGAACTCAGCCAATCTCGTCACATAAGGCAAAGGATCAGCTCTCACAGTCTCGTACTTAAGGAACAAAATCGTATCTGGATTCTCTTGGTGAGCTTTCCAATAACCTAAGACATGATCAAGATAAGGACCTTCCCCGGAAATACCTTGGCAGAACATATCAAAACACTCCTCAAGACCATTGAGCGAGCCACTTTCTGACCTATTCTTTTGGTAGAAATGCCACACGGAGATGAAAGTGTCCTTTGGGTCTCTCCATATGTAAACCATCTTACAACCCGACTTCACAACCGAATCAGGTAGTAACTCATGTGGCAAATGAGTTGCAAACAGAGTGTTCCCTTTGTCTTGGAGAACATCAATGTGAGGGAACAGAGGGAACTCGATCTCAATGAAAGGAACAAGCTCGTGAGGGTTACGTTTGAGGAGAGGGTTTGTGGAATCTTCGAAGCGAGATCGATTGGCTATTGCGAATGTTAGTGATTTGAGCCAAGTGGTACCTGTCTTCGGGTAGCTACAGACGAGGAAGTCACTAGGTCGAGCTTGGAAGAACTCTCGTGCGTAAAGAGAACCTTCGAGGATATGCTGTACCCACCAGTGACCACAGTACTTGATAAAGGGAGCTTTGGGCCTCCAGCCTTTCACGTGAGGAAACGTGGAGATCAGGTCTTGGTACCGTTTCCGATTCTTCTCGAACTCTGTTGCCTCTTTCTCGGTCTCGTCATGGTTTGGCAAGGTAGTGTCGGTTACGGTTTCTGTTGCCATTGGAGACAGAGGAAGAAGATTGGAGGAGATGTGTTTTTGATCTGTGAGAGATGGTCGTTGTTCGAACAAGATTGGATCAGAGCGGGCTTTTTATATTATAAGCCACGATAGGGACATCAATATTTGTTTTCAGAGGTAAAAAAAAGAGACGTTTGCTTTCTAGTTGTTCCTTTTGTCGTTATACTAATCAAAATTACTACCTGCTTTCACTAAAAAGACCAGTATAATAAAGGAAAAATGGCCTTTTTCAACCCAAACAATATCAGTCATGCCAAATACTACCTGAACTATTGATCAGTGCTAAATACGACACTaactcaattataattcaaaaatactatCTAGACTTATTAAAATATGCCAAAATCTACCTGAACAACTAATCAGTGCTAAATACGACTccaactcaattataattcaaaaatactgCCTAACTTCTTAAAACGTGCCAAAA comes from the Raphanus sativus cultivar WK10039 unplaced genomic scaffold, ASM80110v3 Scaffold0071, whole genome shotgun sequence genome and includes:
- the LOC108835548 gene encoding cytosolic sulfotransferase 18-like; the encoded protein is MATETVTDTTLPNHDETEKEATEFEKNRKRYQDLISTFPHVKGWRPKAPFIKYCGHWWVQHILEGSLYAREFFQARPSDFLVCSYPKTGTTWLKSLTFAIANRSRFEDSTNPLLKRNPHELVPFIEIEFPLFPHIDVLQDKGNTLFATHLPHELLPDSVVKSGCKMVYIWRDPKDTFISVWHFYQKNRSESGSLNGLEECFDMFCQGISGEGPYLDHVLGYWKAHQENPDTILFLKYETVRADPLPYVTRLAEFMGYGFTAEEEKNGAVEKVVNLCSFETMKNLEANKGDKEREDHPSTYVNSAFFRKGKIGDWENYLTPDMAARMDGIMEEKFKGTGLLENGKRELALHDMVHE